The following is a genomic window from Candidatus Dormiibacterota bacterium.
GCAACATCCACTACTACGTGAAATCGACCGACAAGACGGAACGCTCGTGGGATGACGTCCCCGACGACATCAAGCGCACGTTCGACCGCCTCGGTATTCCCGAGGCCGAGCGTAAGTTTCTCTCCGGCGTCTCCGCGCAGTACGAATCAGAGGTCGTCTACCACTCGGTAACCGAGGAACTCGAGCGGACCGGCGTGCTCTTCTGCGACATGGATACCGCAGTCAAGCAGTATCCCGAGATCGTGCGCAAGTATTTGGCGACCATCATCCCGGTCGCCGACAACAAGTTCGCTGCGTTGAACTCCGCGGTCTGGTCCGGCGGATCGTTCATCTACGTGCCGCCGGGCGTCGAAGTGGCGATGCCGCTACAGGCCTACTTTCGCATCAATGCCGAGAACATGGGGCAGTTCGAGCGCACGCTCATCATCGCCGACAAAGGGGCGAAGGTGCACTACATCGAGGGTTGCACGGCGCCGAAGTTCTCGACCTCATCGCTGCATAGCGCGGTGGTCGAGCTGATCGCGCACGACGACGCCTCGATTCGGTACACGACGATTCAAAACTGGTACCGCAACATCTTCAATCTCGTGACCAAGCGCGCGTACGCGCACCGCAATGCCACCGTGGAGTGGGTCGATGGCAACATCGGCTCGCGCCTCACGATGAAGTATCCTGCGATCTATCTCATGGGCGAAGGAGCGCGCGGCGAAGTGCTCTCGATGGCGTTCGCCGGCGAAGGGCAGCACCAGGACGCCGGTGCGAAGGTCATTCACGCCGCGCCGAACACGACGTCCGTCGTTACGAACAAGAGCGTGACTGCCCACGGCGGTAAGACGACATACCGAGGTCTGGTGGAAATTCATCCGGGCGCGGTAGGAGCGAAGACGCGCGTGCGGTGCGACGCGCTCATCATGGATGAAGAGTCGTCGAGCGACACGAAGCCGACGATGAAGATTCACGAGCAGCGCTCGACGGTCGAGCACGAAGCGTCGGTCAGCAAGATCGGCGAGGACCAACTCTTCTACGCGATGAGCCGCGGGCTCTCGGAGGCCGACGCCGTCGCGATGATCGTCAACGGCTTCTTCGATTTCTTCGTCAAGGAGCTTCCGATGGAGTACGCCGTCGAGCTCAACCGCCTCGTCAAAATGGAGATGGAAGGCGCCGTCGGGTAAGTCTAGCGTCGCGCCGGCCAGATTGTCGCCGATCCGGTGCGAGGATGATACGTTGGGTAGGGTATCAGGCCTCCTGTCATCCGGGCCGCTCGAAAGAGCGGCCTCGTGTTTTTTTTCGCTGCCCTTCGACTCCGCGCCGACGGCGCTACGCTCGGAATGACATGGGAGAACCGCCGTCGTAAGGTGCTTTCGTGAGCGAATATAGGGTCGCTCGAGTCTCTGATATTGCGCCCGGGACGACGAAGGTCGTCGATGCGGGCGGCACCGAGGTCATGCTCTGCAACGCCGACGGTGCGATCTACGCGATCGAAGACGTCTGCACGCACGACGGCGGCCCGCTCGATCAAGGCGAGCTCGAAGGGCACTGCGTCATCTGCCCGCGACACGGCGCGACCTTCGACGTGCGCACCGGGCAAGCCCTGACACTTCCCGCCGTGATGCCGGTGATAACCTATCCGGTGCGCGTCGACGGCGACGACGTGTACGTCGAACTCTAAAGCGTTGCGTTTTCGACGGCTCGCCGGAGCGCTCGTCATCGCAGCCCTGCTCTTCGCAGCAGCCTACGCGACGAACGTCGTCTTCGGCATGCGCGCGGCCGCAATGACCGTGGGTACGGTATCGGGGCTCGGCGTTTGGCAGCCGGTGACGATCCTGCGCGACGCGCGCGGGGTTCCGCACATCGCGGCGCGCAACGAACACGATGCGTTCTTCGCCGAAGGCTACGTCGAGGCGTCGGATCGGCTCTTTCAAATGGACTTGACGCGTCGCTTCGTACAAGGCCGCCTCGCCGAGATCTTTGGGCGGCCGGCGCTTGCAAACGACGAGATGGAGCGCACGCTTCCCGTCGAGCAGCTCGCGCAGATTCAGTGGGAACGCTTGCCACCGCGCTTGCAGGATGATTTGCAAGCCTTTGCCGACGGCGTGAACGCCGCGATGCGCACGCAGCCGCTGCCGCCTGAGTTCCGGATGCTGCTCTACAAACCTCAGCCGTGGCGGCCGCAGGATTCGCTCGTCACGAGCTTCGGCATCGTACTCGATCTCGCCGACCTCTGGACCGATGTCGCTAACCGGCAGGTCCTTCCCGGGCAATCCTACGACGTGGCGCACCCGCTGACGGATCCTTGCTACGACGCACCGGTGACGCAAGGGCTCGCCCGCATCTCGCAATCGCCGCACTGCACGCCGCCGGTTGCCGAGCTCGCGATGCCGCCGGCTTCCGGAAGCAACGAGTGGGCCGCCGGATCGGCGCACACTGCGACGGGACGCGGGCTGCTCGCCAACGATCCGCACCTGCGCATCGGCATCCCTGGCATCTGGTATCTCGTCGACCTGCGCTTCCCTGGGTATCACGCCGCGGGCGCGACGTTCGCCGGTCTTCCCGGAGTGATCCTCGGGCACGACGACCGCGTCGCGTGGGGTGCGACGAACGGAACGGTTGCGTCGCTCTCGGTCTTCGACGCACCGCCGCACCTCAATCCCGGCGACTGGGCGACGGAGACGTTTTTCGTTCGCTTCGGCTTGCCGGTGCACGAGCGTTATTACCGGGGCGCGCGCGAGTTCGGCGCGACGCTGCCGGGCGGGCGTTTCGTTCTCGTGCGCTGGGACGCGTACGACGACGCCACATCGCAGTTGTGGGCCTTCGATGGTCTCGATCGCGCGCACTCGATCGAAGACGGTCTGCGCGCGCTGCGTCTCTACCCCGGCCCCACGCAAAACTTCGTGCTCGCCGACACCACCGGCCGCGTCGCCTATCAGCTCGCTGGGAACATTCCCGACGATCCTGCGTGGGGAAGGTTCGTTCATCCGGCGCGCGATCTCGCGCAGAACTACCCGAACGTGCCGTTCGACCGTCTCCCGCGCGTCGCTCCGTCGCGCAATGCGATCGTCTGGACCGCGAACAACAAGATGTACGGTCCGGGCTATCCGTACCGTTTGAGCCCGGAGTTCGCACCCCCGTACCGCGCGTACCGCATCGCGCAGTTGCTCGAGGCGCGTTCGCGCTACGACGTCGCGTACTTCGCAAAGATGCAGATGGACACGCTCTCGCTCCCCGAGCTCGAGCTCGCGCGAATGGCCGGCATTAGCGGCTGGGACGGGCGCTTCGTCGCGGGCTCGCGCATTGCAACGAAGGTCTACGATATGCGAAGGGCACTCGTACGCGGCACGCAAGCGATGTCCACGTTCATGACACAAGCGCGCCGTAGACGCGTCGCGATCGCAGCGGCGCCCGCGCCGGACGCAAGCCCGCGCCCGATTCGACCGTGGAGCGTTGCCGGCGCGGTGACGCCAAGGCATCCGCTGGCAACGCTCGGCATCTCGTTTCTGAACGGAACGACGCTTCCGGGAGACGGTGACGCATTCACGCTGCACGTCCAGACACCGACGCTTTCGCAGAGCTTCCGCGCCGTATGGGATGTCGGCAACTGGGACGCGGGCGGCATTTCGATTCCCCAGGGCGAGTCGGGTGAGCCGGGATCCGGGCACTACACCGACGAGGCGACGGCATGGGTCGCCGGAGCGCTGCAGCCGTTGCCGTACTCGAAGGCCGCCGTGGAGGCTGCCGCAACGCAACGCCTAACGCTGCTGCCGTGAGCGACGCGCAGCGCCTTGCCAAAGCACTCAACGAGCTGACGAAGAATCCGCAGTTCGACTACGTCAAAGCACGTGCCGCGGCACGGCAGGAGCCGAGCGTCGACTGGCCCGCAACCAAGGCGCGCAATGCCGATTTCAATGCGGAGGTCGACGGCTGCGAGTCGTTCGTCATGCGCGACGGAAGCCTCTGCGAATGGAAGCCGGGGCAGTTTCGCTACGCCGCCTCAACCGGCTGAATTTGACCTAGACGCCCGCGCCGTGCGATAATGGGGAAACCCCTCTGCGCGATCTTTCGTCAACGATCGAGCCGCGCGCTCTCGTGAAAGATTGCTACCATTCCTCATTTCGACAACCTCGGCTTGCCGCCGCAGCTTCTGCGCGGCGTGCACGACCTCGGCTTCACCGAACCCACACAGATCCAAGCGCTCGCGATCCCGCCCGCGCTTCAAGGACGAGACGTTCTCGCAAGCGCTGAGACGGGGAGCGGCAAATCTGCCGCCTTCGGCCTGCCCATTCTCACCGCACTTTTGCAGCAACCGCGCGGTAAAACGCGCGCGCTCGTCATCGCACCGACGCGCGAGCTCACCGAACAGATCGCCAAGCACCTGAGCGCGCTCGCAAAGCACACGAAGATTCGCGTAGCGGCGGTCTACGGCGGCGTCGGATTCGCTCCACAGGTCGATGCGTTCAAACGCGGGGCAGACATCATCGTCGCGACGCCGGGGCGCCTGCAAGACCATATGACGCGCGGAACCGCGCGGCTCGACGACGTCAGCATCCTCGTATTGGACGAAGCGGACCGCATGCTCGACATGGGTTTTCTCCCTTCGGTGCAGCGCATTCTGCGCCGATTACCGGCCGATCGACAAACGATGTTCTTCTCGGCGACGCTCCCGGTGGCCATCTCCGCGCTCGTCCGCGAGATGCTGCGGGATCCCGTTCGCGTCGAGCTGGCACGCACGCCTGCACCCGTCGAAACGCTCAGGCAGACGCTCTACGCCGTTCCGCAGGAGCACAAGACCGATCTGCTCGTCGAGCTGCTCAAAGGGAACGTAATCTACTCGGCGATTGCCTTCACGCGCACGAAAGCGCGGGCGAACCGGCTCGCCGCGTCGCTTCAAAAGCACCGCATCGCAGCCGATCTGCTCCACGGCGACCGCTCGCAGTCGCAGCGCACTCGCGCGCTGAAGGACTTCAAAGACGGGAAGTTCCGCGTGCTCGTCGCAACCGATCTTGCCGCACGCGGCATCGACATCGCCGACCTCGGACACGTCATCAACTACGACGTCCCGGGTCTCGCGCAAGAGTACGTGCACCGCGTCGGCCGCACGGCGCGCGCGAAGGCGGAAGGCGACGCAATCACGTTCGTTTCATCCGAGGAAGAGCCGCTCATCCGCAGCATCGAGTATCTGCTCGGAAAGCGCCTCGAGCGCTCGAAGAATCCGCTCTTCCCGCAAGCCAGCGTCGAAGCACCGAAACCGCGCGTCGTCTACAGCTCGCGCCGCAAGCGACGCTAAACGCGGGGCGCTACGGCGCCTTGCGTTTGTGCAGGAACACGCTGTTCCCTTCGGTGTCCTCGATCACCGCGATGAAGCAGTTCGGCGTCTCGCGTTCCATGACGATCGGGATGCCGCGAGCCCTGACTGAAGACACAGCCTTGTCGAGATCGTCGACGGCGAACAGGATACCGTTGCTCGGTTGAAACGGCATCACCTTGCCGCCGCCGCCCCATAGCCCGAACGTCGTGCCGTCCGGGAGATCGTACTCCGCGCCGCGGTTCTCGGGGTAGATGCGTGACGGCTCGAGACCGAGCACGTCACGATAGAACGCGATTGCGCGTGCTGCGTCTTTGACCATGTACCCGCTCAAGTCCATACCGGTAATCATGCCGTACCTCTTCTGCGCCGATCCGCGATGCACCGTCAGACTCGCGGGTGGGCGCGCGCACGCAGGCTCGCCTGCAGAACCCAGCCGCCGACCCAGCACGCGCCGAGGAACGGCATTGCGGTTGGGCCGTAGAGCGCCATGCCGAGCATTCCGAGCGCGAGGCCGGCGGTCAGTAGCTCCGATCGCATGCCGTTTGCGAACGACGGCGCCCCGCGAACGCTACCCTCGACGCGCGCCGGTATCGTCCGCGGAACCATGCTCGGTACGGCCGCGCGATAGCGCTCGTAGACGGCACCGTAGCGCGCGTGCATGAGCCCCGATTCGTGCGCAGCGAGCAGCGCCGTGAAGACAACGCTCCCGAGCACGATGAAGAGGAAGCCGTACGGCGATGCGATCGCACCGATTCCGAGCGCTTGGAGATTGTTGCCAAAGTACAGCGGATTGCGAATGAAACGGAAAGGCCCGTCCACGATGAGTCGATCGTCGCGCGCATCCGAATTCCATACGACGCTCGCGCTCAGATATGCCGAGCCCCAGAGCCGTATCAGAAACCCGGCCATCGTGAGCCCCGTCGCGCACCATAGCAGCATGGCCGGATCGGCATGCACGCGCAGCGCGAACCAAACGAACGCCGGCGCCACCTCCGACGCGTGCGCGCCCAGCGCTACCGGCCCCAAGGCGAAGCCGGCGAAGTAGATCGCGAAGATGACGAGCGATCGTCTTCGATACCACCACGGCGAACCGGGTTTGCGTATCATTGCAAGGCCGTCGCCAGGAACTGCCAGATGACGGGCCACGCCAGCGCGGAGGCTTGAAGGTCTCCGGCAACGGTGCCGCCGAGTGCGATGCTCGCGCCGCCCGGAACCGGAACCGAAAGTACCACCGATCGCGGTCCATGTATCGCCCACAAGAACGTGTGTCCCGCGTTCGGGTAGTCGATGGCGCGGTCGGCGTACGGATGATGGCGTGCGCGCAGATAGGCAAGCGTCATACGGCAATACGCCGGTGAATCCCAGAGCTGGTCGTCCGCGGCGCTCAAGCAGAGCACCGGGCCGTGAATGTGCTCGAGCGGGAAGTACGCGGCGTTCACGACTGCGGCAGATGCCGTTTGCAGCGACTGGTCGTACAGCGCGCGTATCGTCATCGGCTCGTGCGCCGCGTACTCGCTTTGGATTTCACGCGCGGCCGCCCCGCCTTCGCTCTCGGGTACGCACGGGAGTTCCTTGCCGCCGAGCGTCCACGAGCAGTGATCGGGCTGGCCGTACGGGCCGAGGCCGGGCCACGCGACGGGCGAAGGCACGTCGGCAACGACCGCCGTGATCTGCGGATAGGTCGATGCTGCCAGCAGCGCGAGCTCGCCGCCCTTCGAGCCGCCGAGGATTGCGATGTGGTCCGGGTCGACGTCGCGCCGCGCGAGGATCGCGTGCAACGCGCGACCCACCGTTTCCACCGGAATGTCGACGAGCGTCTGCGGGAGCCCAGGCTCCTTGAAGTACGCGACCGAGACGGCCAGGTATCCGTGCTCCGCGACGAGCGGCGCGAGCGTACGCCCCATGAGATCGCCGCCTTCGGAGCCGCCCAGCAAGATGACGGCGGGATGCGTTCCGCCGCTCGACGGCGCGCAGATCGTTCCGCTGAAGGGCTGCCTCACCGCAGTGCAGTTCGCAGGCAAAGGCGGCAGCGACGGCGCCGGCGCGGGAGACGGCGTCTGCGCGCCGGCTGCAGCCTGATGCGGCACGTTCACGTTCGAAAGAAAGTGTGCGATCGCATCGGTGACGGCGTGCGGCCGGTCGTACATCGCGAAGTGACGCGCGCGATCGATCATCACGATCTGAAGGTTTGGAGCGCCGCTAACGAGGCTCGCATAGTACGTGCGCTTCGCCTCGGCGGTCGTGAGCGTATACTGCGCATCCACGCTCACATCGAATGGTGCGATTAAGAGAATCGGCACCGTGGCCTTGGGAAGTTCCGGGCGCAGATCGAGTAGCATGTCTTCGTCGAGCCACCGGGCGGTTGCACCCGGATCGCTCTTCCCTGCAAGCGCGGCGATCGCATCGGCGTCGCCGTGCGCGGTGACGAGCGGTGGGATGGCCGTCGTGCGTTCGTATGCTGCGAACTGCGCCTGCGTCGTCGACGCAATTTGCGCCTCCGTCCGCGACGCGATCTGTTCGACCTGCGCTCGCGGTACGAAGTTCATTCCCGGCAGAATCGGCAGGCCGTCCAGCGCGACGACGCCGCCGAGGCGCTCGGGATGCTGCGTTGCGAGCATGAATCCCATAGTGCCGCCGAGACTGTGGCCGATGACGATCGGCTTGACGATGTGCTTCTCGTGCAGCAGCCTCCAGAAATCCGCCGTCGTCGTTGCGAAGAGCGGCCCCGAAATGCCCGGACGTCCGTCAAACCCCGGAAGGGTGAGCGCGTAGATCGTGTAGCCGGGAGCGAAGTGAGCGATCTGGCCGCTCCACTCCCAGGGGCCGCACGTAAGACCCGGGATGAAGACTAGGGTTTTCGGACCGCTGCCATACTGCTCGACGTGGAGCGATCCGACGTCGAACGTCGCCACCGGCGGTGGCGCCGGCGGCGGAACGCTCGCCGCTGCCAACGAGCAGGTGAGCGCACAAAACGTGACGGTCGTGACGAGTGCCCTTGTTATTTTCATGATGCTCCCTTGACCAACGATTGCAATTGCGCGACGTGCTCCAGGAATGCTTTCCGTCCGCGCGCGCTAAGACGGTAGCGTGATTGTGGTCTCCGGGCGACGAAAAGCTTCTCTTCTTCTACGTAGCCGGCGTCGACGAGTTTCGCGAGATGGGCGCCAAGATTGCCGCCGGTCGTTTGGGTTGTCTCGGCAAGCGCGCCGAAGGACGTCCATTCGCTGGCAAGGAGCGCCGCAACGATGCCCAGGCGGACTTTGGAAAGCAAGAGCTCGTCCATCGACTCATTCACGCGCCATCAACTCGGCGACGCCGAAACCGGCGTAGCCGAGATAGAATCCGGCAGCCAGAACGTAGCCCACGACGGTCGGCATGAAGTTGGCGACGACGAGCGAGACGAGAAGAATGATCCCTCCGAGCAGCGCTCGCCGATTCTCGTGCAGACCGATATAGAAGAGTACGATCGACGCGGCGATCGTGTATATCGCGCTAAGGCCGAAGGTCGGGAAGATATTCCACCCTCCCGCGTTGCTCACGAACGCAACGCCCATAGCGATCCAGAGCACGTTGAGGAACTCGCGCTGTAAGAACGTGAGGCGCGCGCATCTGGCTTTGCGCCGCGCGTAGACGACGCTGAAGATCACCGCAGCGGCGAGGAGCCCCCCACTCGCCCACGTCGCCGTCGCCGGGACAAGTCCGCGCTCAATGAGCTGGAAGATCAGGCAGACGGTACCGCTCGCCAGGCCCCAGGCGATGAAGAATGGCGCGGCATACCGCAACGAGAGCTCCCGGGTCGAGGCGGCGACGATGCGCTCTGCCATTTCAAGGTGCTCGCGCGCTTCGGATGAGTTCATGGGAGTAGTCCTCCAGATTATTCTATAATATAGACTAATCTAACATCAAGTAACCGCGGCGTCAAGCCCATGCGTTGACACCCCTTTGGGGCGGCTGGTATCGTACCGGAGTCATGTATGCGATCATTGAGACCGGCGGCAAGCAGTATCGTGTCGCCGAGGGCGACGTCATCCGTTGCGACGTGCCCGGCGACGCCGGCGCCGACGTCACGTTCGATCGCGTCGTGCTTGCCGGCAGCGGAGAAGCCGTCAAGGTCGGCTCGCCCACGGTCGCCGACGCCTCGGTCAGCGGCACCGTGCTCAGGCGCGCTCGCGACAAGAAGATCCTCGTCTTCCACTACAAGCCGAAGAAGCGTGTGCGCAAGCTCTCCGGCCATCGCCAGCACTTCGCCGAAGTCAAGATCACGAAGATCAACGTCGTCTAATTGCTCGAGGTAACATTCTTTCGTGACGCGCGCAAGCGCGTCACGGCAATCGTTGCCCGGGGCCATGCCGACGCGGGCCCACACGGCAAAGACCTCGTCTGCGCCGCCGCTTCGGCGATACTCCAGGCCGCGCGCCTCGGTCTCGAAGAGCACGTCCGCGTGCCGCTCGACGCCACGGCGCTGCCGGGCGAGCTTCGCATGCGTTGGCCGCGCAGCGCCCGGAGCGATGCGGCGCTGAGAGCCATCGTCGCCACCGCCGAGCTCTCGATCGCGCACTTGGCAAAGCAGTACCCGCGGCACGTTCGCGTGCGTCGGCGTTCCGATAAAACCGGGTAAGAGTATGGAGCACCGCGAAGGAGATCGTATGTCAGAGAGTTTCAGCGCCAAGCCGCACGACGCGCCCTGGTCTACCGCCGACACCGGGAGCAACGGCTACAAAGGGCCGCACGCGCCCAATGCCTCCTCGAGCTACGAGCGCGTCGACTCCGACGGACGCGAGGTCGGGAAGGCGCTGCTCGTGGGGGTCCTCGGGGGCATCGTGTCCGCCGCCGGCTACCTCGTCTACCGCCGCCTTCCGGACGAGCAGAAGGAACGCATCAATCAGCAGGTGCGTACGCTCGTGCAGCAGCGCATCAGCGAACTGCGCCAAAACTTCAACATCTAAAGGGAAGGCTCGCGGTCTACGGCTTCGGAGGCTCGTCCAGGTCCGCGGCGCGCTCCATTTCCGCGATGAACGACTGCGAGGTGTTCTGCACGTCGCGCATGATGCGGCCAGCTTGGCGCATGACTTTAGGGAGCCTCTCGGGGCCGAAGAGTAAGAGCGCGAGCACGGAGACGACGAGAATGTCGGGGACCGAGAACATCTAGGAAACCTCGAGCGTATCCTTCGGCAGGTGCCACCTGCGTACCCGTGCAAGAGCAGGGGTCCGCCCGTGAAGATCATCTATACGCGGGGCAACCGTACCGAGACGCTCGCCTCCTTGGCGACCTTGCGCAAAATTCTCCATCGTTTCGTCGCGCATCGCGTCTTCTACGAGGTCTCGGCGCGCGGCAAGCGCGGCCACGAGTTCCTCTCGGCGAAGAACGTCTTCGTCGTCGGATCGATCGAGATCACCAACTACGAACATCTGCGGATCCTGGTCTTCGACGCGCACAACCCCGCGCATTCGGTAGAGATTGTCAATCCACGGACCATGCGCATCTACGACGAGCTTCCCGGACGCGGATTTGCCGTTTCATTCGTCAGCGAAGAGGACGCCGGCGTCGAGACCCGTTGCTATCTGCGCGACGAAGGCGAGGATGACGACGCGATCAAGCGGCAAACCGGGCTCGAGAAAATCTCGCTGCCGCAGCTCTTCGAATACTTGCTGGAAATCACGAGCGTCGAAGCACCCGCCAAGAAATGAGCCTGCGGGCCTCGAGCCGCCGCGCCGTGCGGATGGCGCGTACGGCATCGGCGTAGCGGCCAAGCCGCTTGTAGGCGGCGGCCGCGCCAGCGAACGCGCGGGCGTGGTGCGGATCGAGCGCGATCGCCTCTTCGTATCGCGCTAATGCCTCGGCGGCGCGGTCTTGCTCGAACGCAACGTTGCCAAGGTTCACGATCGCCGGCACGTATCGCCGATCCAGCGCCAGAACCGCGGTGAAATCCTCGACCGCCTCGACGATCCTTGCTTGCGCCGCGCGCGCTACGCCGCGCTTGTTGAGCAGAAATGCCCGCTCGCCCGGCGCGTCCGCTACCGCCAGGAGCGCCTCGAAGAGCGGCTCCGCTTCGCCAGCGTCGCCGCGTTCGAGCAGCGCGAGCGCGCGCTCTCGCGGCGACACGGGCAGCGATCGTCGAGGGAGCAGCGATGCGAGCCACCTAAGCATTACGGCATCGTGTTCACGATCGACGTCGTCACGCTCTTCCCGGAGGTCTTCGCGCCCTTCGTCGGCCTCTCGATCGTCGGCGCCGCAGTCGAGGCGGGCATCGTCGACATTCGGTATCACCACCTGCTCGATGCGCTGGACGATAGCCGCCGCGCCGACGACGCGCCCTTCGGCGGAGGAGCCGGCATGGTGCTGCGCCTCGAGCCGATCGCCCGCGTGCTCGACGGCCTCCTCGCAGACGCGGCTGCGGAGCGACGGGCCATCGTCGTCCCGAGCCCGGCGGGGCAGCCCTTCACGCAGAGCAGCGCCCGCCGTCTCGCGACCCTCGAACACGTGATCTTCGTCTGCGGTCACTACGAGGGCATCGACGAGCGGCTCGGAGCGCTCTATCCGATTGAGGAGTACTCCCTCGGCGATTTCGTGGTGACGGGCGGCGAGATCCCGACGCTCGCCTTTATGGACGCCACCGTACGCCTGGTCGAGGGCGTGCTGGACCCGGCGTCCCGGGAGCCGGAATCCTTCACGCAAGACGCGCTGGATTACCCGTGCTATACGCGCCCGGCGGTCTTTCGCGGCGTGGCGGTGCCGGAGGTTCTCCTCTCCGGCAACCATGCGGCCATCGCGGCGTGGCGCCGCGAGGAGTCTCGGCGCCGGACCGCGGCGCGCCGGGGCAGCGCGCCCGGCTGATCCTCGCCAAGCCGCGGTTGCAGCACGGCAAGCGCCCGTGCTATCATGCCGTGGTTCCATGAACGTTATCGATCTTCTCAATCGCGAGCAACGCAAGGAGCGGCTTCCCGACTTCCGCAGCGGGGACACCGTCAAGGTGTACTCAAAGGTAATCGAGGGCGGGAAAGAGCGCGTTCAGATGTTCGAAGGCGTCGTCACCGTGCGCAAGGGCGCTGCGAGCAGCGAATCGATCACCGTGCGGCGCGTCGCGCACGGCATCGGCGTCGAGAAGACGTTCTTGCTGCACAGCCCGCGCGTCGAGCGTATCGAGGTGAGCAAGCGTGGCGTCGTCCGTCGCAGCCGGCTCTACTACTTGAGCGAGAAGGTCGGCAAGGCCGCCCGCATCAAGGAGAAGAGGACCCAGAAATAAGGCGCGCGCGACTCCTCTTTGAGGGAACGGTCGCGCTGGCGTTGGTCGTGCTCTTTCTGTTCACCTTTGTCGTGCGACCGTTTTCTATTCCCTCGATCTCGATGATTCCAACCCTGCGCGTTGCAGACACGGTGCTCGTCGACGTCGCCGCCTACCGCTTCCGCGCGCCGCGCGCCGGCGATCTCGCCGTTTTCATGCCGCCCGTGCCGTCGCGAGGAATACCGTTCATCAAGCGCATCGTCGGCGTTCCCGGCGATACGATTCGCATCGCTGGCGGCGTGTTGTATCGCAACGGCAAAGTCGTACGGGAGCCCTACGACAACGAGACCCCGCAATACGACCTCGCCGTGGAGCGCGACACGATCGTCGTCGACGGCAAGCCGCTCAACCCCGCGGTCGCGGACGTTCCGCCGCAGGCGATGTGGCAGGCCGCAAATCGCATTCCAGCAGGCTTTTACCTCGTTCTCGGCGACAATCGCAACTACTCTGATGATTCACATCTCTGGGGCTTCGCGCAGTTCAGCGGCCCGTTCGTTGCCGGTCCGTTGGCACACCGGCGACGCGCGCGTTTCATCGGCCGCGCGGTGATGATCATCTGGCCGCTCGGTCACCTACGGATTCTGCGGTAGCGAACGCGCATGACGCCGTACGAGCTGTTGATTCTGGTTGCACTCATTGCCGTCGCCCGCGTGGTGTTGAGCGTGCCGCCGCTCGTCGCCCGCTCGCAAGGTCGCACGCAGACGATCGCGCACGAATACCTCGATCCGTTCATCGTGGCGGGGATTGCGGCGTGGCTGCTGATCACGTTCGTCGCGCGAACCTACTACATTCCGTCGGCCTCCATGGTTCCGACGCTCGAGGTCGGTGACGTGCTGCTCGTCGACAAGTTCGAATATCGCTTTCACGCTCCTCACGAAGGAGACGTCGTCGTCTTTCCGCCTCCGATCCCGTCTCCCGATGACTTCATCAAGCGCGTCATCGGATTGCCGGGGGACACGTTTCGCATCGCGCACGGTATCGTGTATCGCAACGGTGCACCGCTCGTCGAACCGTACATCGCGTCGCGACCGCTGTACGATCTCGAGGTCCGCAACTACGACATCTACGTAAACGACGGCGGCGGCTGGGAGCCGCTCGATCCGACGCAGGCGAACATTCCGCCACGGTCCATGTGGACGGCTCCGAATCGCATACCGCCGAACTGCTTTATCATGCTCGGCGACAACCGCAACGACTCCGAGGACTCCCACATTTGGGGATTCGCACAGGACGCCGGCCGGTTCGATTCCGGGCCGCGGCACGGCCAGACCGCCGGGTTCACCGGCAGAGCCTTTCTG
Proteins encoded in this region:
- the rplS gene encoding 50S ribosomal protein L19; the encoded protein is MNVIDLLNREQRKERLPDFRSGDTVKVYSKVIEGGKERVQMFEGVVTVRKGAASSESITVRRVAHGIGVEKTFLLHSPRVERIEVSKRGVVRRSRLYYLSEKVGKAARIKEKRTQK
- the lepB gene encoding signal peptidase I gives rise to the protein MVVLFLFTFVVRPFSIPSISMIPTLRVADTVLVDVAAYRFRAPRAGDLAVFMPPVPSRGIPFIKRIVGVPGDTIRIAGGVLYRNGKVVREPYDNETPQYDLAVERDTIVVDGKPLNPAVADVPPQAMWQAANRIPAGFYLVLGDNRNYSDDSHLWGFAQFSGPFVAGPLAHRRRARFIGRAVMIIWPLGHLRILR
- the lepB gene encoding signal peptidase I, which encodes MTPYELLILVALIAVARVVLSVPPLVARSQGRTQTIAHEYLDPFIVAGIAAWLLITFVARTYYIPSASMVPTLEVGDVLLVDKFEYRFHAPHEGDVVVFPPPIPSPDDFIKRVIGLPGDTFRIAHGIVYRNGAPLVEPYIASRPLYDLEVRNYDIYVNDGGGWEPLDPTQANIPPRSMWTAPNRIPPNCFIMLGDNRNDSEDSHIWGFAQDAGRFDSGPRHGQTAGFTGRAFLIFWPPSQVRVLHG